One Herpetosiphonaceae bacterium genomic window, AGCAGCCCCAGATAGCCTAGCCCATTCAGGATAAACACCGGGTCGGGGAACAGCAGCGAGACATGCGTGAGCGCCGTGCCCAGGGTCAGCACGATAATGCCGACGCGGATCAGCCGATCGGTGGTCGTACGCGGTGAAACCATAGATCTGCTCCTTAGCTTGCGGAGTGAGTTGGTGGTATGCTGCTACTGTAGATCATCCCTGTCGCGCATTGGAGATCCCAGACATGCAGCAGCCGATTGCAACCGATCAGCCAGCCCATGACCCGCGCGCCGAACAGCTCGCACGGCTGAGTCGTGTCAACACCGATGATCTGCTCGGCGGATTGGGACTCGGCGGCGTTCGACGCGGGCGGCGGCTTCTGGAGCGGCTGGTCCGGCTTCCAGCGCGACGATTTGCCCGGCAGGTGATCGCCTACGATGATCTGGTCGGCGACGAAAGTCTGGCGGCAGGCGGCGCGTGGGCCATTCGCCGCTTTGCCGGGGGACTCTCGATCACGGGACAGGAGCGCTACCCGCGCAGCGGCCCGACGCTCTTTGTGGCGAATCATCCCGGCCTGTGGGATACAACCGCGCTCTTCACGGCGATCGAGCGTCCTGACCTGCGCATTGTCGCAGCGGATCGGCCATTCCTGCGCGCGCTGCCCAATACCTCGCGCTATCTGCTCTATATCGACGACACAGCGGCCAGCCGGACGAGCGCGATTCGCGCGGCGGCGCGGCATCTGCGCTCCGGCGGCGCAGTGCTGACCTTTGCCGCCGGGCAGATCGAGCCCGACCCGGCGGTCCTGCCCGGCGCGTCGGAATCGATCGAGCAGTGGTCGGCCAGCATCGATCTCTTCGCGCGCTTTGCATCCGATCTGACGATCGTGCCGGTGATTGTCAGCGGCGTCCTGTCACGGGCCGCGCTGCGCCATCCGCTCACCTATCTGCGGCGGCGGTCGAAAGATCGCCAGTGGCTGGCAGCGCTGCTCCAGATTCAACTGCGGGCCTACCAGCGCGCCACGGTCAGCGTCGCCTTTGGCAATCCGATCTCGGTTGCCGCGCACCGGTCGGAGACGGCGATCAGCACTGTAGTCAAAGCCGAGGCCCGGCGCGTCCTGGCCCAGGTTCCGCCCCGCTGATGCGCGCAGCCAGCGCATCCGCAGCGCATCGGACGTATGTCCGATCACAAAGCCGCGCCGACATCGTATACTCTTCGAGATCCCTACGATCTGTCACCAAAGGAGTGAGCACCGCTATGACCGAGACGCGACACGTCGCTATGACGATCCTCCCCACGCGGTATGGTGAATTTACCATGCATGTGTATCAGAGCGCGAGCCAGCAAGAACATGTCGCGCTGGTCGTCGGCACCGTGGATGATGGCGCGCCGGTGTACGTCCGGCTGCACTCAGAGTGTCTGACCGGAGACATTTTCGGCTCAAGCCGCTGCGATTGCGGCGAGCAGCTAGAGCAGAGTCTGCGCTTTTTACAGCAGCAGGGCCGTGGCGTGCTGCTGTATCTGCGTCAGGAAGGGCGCGGCATAGGACTGACCAACAAGATTCGCGCCTACGCGCTGCAAGATCAGGGCTTCGATACCGTAGACGCCAATCTTGCGCTTGGCCTCCCCGAAGACATGCGCGATTATGGCGACGCGGCTCTTATGCTGGCCGATCTCGGCATTCGTCAGATCTGCCTGCTGACCAACAACCCGGCGAAGATCGAGGGCCTGGAGCGCTACGGCATTCGCGTCGATGCGCGCGTGCCCGTGGAAACGCCGCCGAATCCTCAAAATCTGCGCTATCTCGAAACCAAATGCACCCGCATGGGCCACATGCTGCCGTTTGGTCAGCTCCGCCTGGTCATGAGCTAGGCGCTGCCACAGTCTGATCCGCTGACCGCCTGCATGATCGCCTGGGCAAACGCGCCCGTCGTATCGGCCCAGCGTGGCAGCGTGGCGGCGCGCTCCATCGCGCCTGACGCCAGCCGGGCGCGAGTCGCCGGATCATGCAGCAGCCGATCGCAGGCCTGTGCCAGCGCGCGCGAATCATCCGGCGGCACAAACACGCCTGCGCGCGGCGTGATCAGCGTCGGCACCGGCCCCACGTTGCAGGCGATAATCGGCAGGCCATGCGCCAGCGCTTCGGCGTAGACCATGCCATAGCCCTCGAAGCGCGACGGCAGCACAAACAGATCGGCGCGGCGATAGGCCTGGTGCAGCGCGTCGTCTGCGACCGGGCCGCGCACGATCACCCGACCCGCTGGAATCTCAGCGAGCAGCGCCTCGACCTGGGCTGCATACGCCGGATCGGCATCCGTCTCACCGATCAGCTCAAGCACGGCGTCGACCGAAGCAAGCTGCTGCCACGCGGCGAGCAGCGTCGTCAGGCCCTTGCGCGCGATCCACTGCGCGACACACAGGACCCGCAGCGGCGCTTCCGGCGGGCGCTGGCGCGGCTCCTGCGCTGGCTCAACAGGCAGGCGATCGAAGCCAGGCGAGACAACGGCAATCCGCTCGGCTGGCACGCCGCGCGCTATCAGCAGGTCGCGGCCATGCTCGCTCACGGCGATCAGGCGATCGGCGCAGAGCAGCGGCGTTTCCAACGCCTGCTCACGCTCGATCTGCCCGCGATCCGCCTCGGCCACGCTGGGTAGCTGATGCACCAGCACCACGACCGGACAGCTCGCCCGCCAGCGCGCGATCCACGCGCCGCACACGCCGCGCGCAAGCGCGTCGATCACCACGGCGTCGTAGCGCTGCGGATCGAACGTCGCGCCGAACGCCGCCGCTGCCGCCAGTTGATCCTCAAGCGGCGCGGCGCTCGCGCTGATCTCGTCGATCGCGAAGCCCTGCGATCGTAGCCCGGCAAATACGCGCGCATGATACAGGTAGCCGCCGGTGTGCCGTCGCGCGTTGCCTACCGTGATGAAGGCGAGACGCAGCATGGCTACTCAGGCAGCCGATCGTCGCGGGCAGCGTAGGCCTGCGGCGATTCCCAGACGCGCACCAGCAGCGAGCGCAGCAGGCTGTCCGCCAGGGTCGGCGCGATCCTGCGCCAGCAATAGTCGGCGACTGTCTCCGCCGTGGTGTTGCTGCCGACCAGGCCCGGAATCTCATCCAGGTCGCGGTAGTGCAGATCGGCGGCGATCGTATCCACGGTGGCGCGCAGCGCCCCAAGATCATAGAGCGTGCCGTCTGGCCGCAGCCGCTCGCCGCGCGCGATGACTTCGAGCCGGTAGGTATGCCCGTGCAGCCGCGTCGCCGGGCCAAAATCGCCGGTCAGCCGGTGCGCGGCCTCGAACTGCGCGATCACGCCAATCTCGTACATGCGCCCTCCTCACGAGGCGATCGATGCGTCGCATGGCGCATCGTAGGTCAGGATGATCTGCCCGATCTGATCCGGCTGCTCGTCGATCAGGCGATAGGCGGCGGGCGCGTCGGCCAGCGCGATGCGATGCGTGATCAGATCGGCCAGCGCCAGCTCTGGCAGCAGATCGAGCACGGTTGCCGAGCGCCGCGCATAGTCCCAGCGCGCGCCGAGCGCCGGATTGAGCCGTCCTACCTGCGACGAGATCAGCCGCACCCGTCCGCGATGAAAGCGGTCGCCCAGCATCAACTGCACGGGCTTGGTCCCATACCACGAGGCGACGACCACCGCGCCATCCTGGGCCACATTGTCGATCGCCGCCTGGAGCGCCGCGCTCGATCCGCTGGCCTCGATCGCCACGTCGGGCGCGCGGCCCGCATTCGCGGCCCGAACCTGCTCCCGCAGGTCGGCGGCGGGTGCCAGCACCACGTCGACACCGACGCGACGAGCCAGATCGCGGCGCACGGGCGCGGGCTCAACCGCGATCACGCGGCGGGCACCCGCCAGACGGAGCACCTGCGCCACCAGCAGCCCGACGATGCCCTGCCCGAAGATCAGCGCGGTTTCGCCAAAATGCAGCGGCGTGTCGTGGGCAATGTTGACGGCGGTTTCGAGATTGGCGGTAAAGACGCCGAGCAGCGGATCGATTGCTGCGGGCAGGCGTAGCGCGGCGCTCGCCGGGAGATTGAAGATCGTCTGGTGTGGATGCAGCGCGAAGACCAGATCGCCCGGCGCGTGCGTCAGCACGTCCGGCCCGACATCACGCACACGACCGACCGCCGCGTAGCCGTATTTGATCGGAAAGCCGAAGCTGCCTGCAAGCGTCGGCAGGTCCAGCGGCAGGTCGGACGGAACCTCGCCGCGATACACCAGCCGCTCGGTGCCCTGGCTCACCGCCGACGCGATCGTTTGCACGCGGACCAGGCCCGGACCTGGCGGCGGCACAGTCTCCGCGCGCAGCTCAACCGTGCGTGCCGCGCTGAACCACACCGCAAGTGCCCGCAGCGACTCAGCCATGCGCCACCTCCGCCGCCGGATACCGGAGATCGCCGCTGATCACAAGATCCGCGCCGTACTGTCTGGTCGACATGTCGACCAGGCGCAGCGCCTCCGGCAGCGACGTGATGCCAAGCTCGCCCACGGCCTCGATGCCGCTGCCAAGAATCTTGGGCGCAACACACACCGCCAGTCGATCGGCCAGGCGTGCCCGCAGCAGCGCCGTGAGCAGCGCCGCCCCGCCCTCGACCATCAGCGTCGCGATCCCGTGGTCGTGCAGCGCCGCGAGCAGCGCCCGGAGATCGACGTGCTTCTCGTCATCGGCAGGCAGCAGCAGCACGCGCGCGCCGAGCTGCTGCATAGCCCTGATCCGATCGGCAGGCGCGCGCGACGTGACGGCGATCAGCGTTCCTGTCGCCGCGCCATCGGCGAGCACGGCTGCCGTCAGCGGCGTGCG contains:
- a CDS encoding 1-acyl-sn-glycerol-3-phosphate acyltransferase, whose amino-acid sequence is MQQPIATDQPAHDPRAEQLARLSRVNTDDLLGGLGLGGVRRGRRLLERLVRLPARRFARQVIAYDDLVGDESLAAGGAWAIRRFAGGLSITGQERYPRSGPTLFVANHPGLWDTTALFTAIERPDLRIVAADRPFLRALPNTSRYLLYIDDTAASRTSAIRAAARHLRSGGAVLTFAAGQIEPDPAVLPGASESIEQWSASIDLFARFASDLTIVPVIVSGVLSRAALRHPLTYLRRRSKDRQWLAALLQIQLRAYQRATVSVAFGNPISVAAHRSETAISTVVKAEARRVLAQVPPR
- the ribA gene encoding GTP cyclohydrolase II yields the protein MTETRHVAMTILPTRYGEFTMHVYQSASQQEHVALVVGTVDDGAPVYVRLHSECLTGDIFGSSRCDCGEQLEQSLRFLQQQGRGVLLYLRQEGRGIGLTNKIRAYALQDQGFDTVDANLALGLPEDMRDYGDAALMLADLGIRQICLLTNNPAKIEGLERYGIRVDARVPVETPPNPQNLRYLETKCTRMGHMLPFGQLRLVMS
- a CDS encoding glycosyltransferase family 4 protein, with product MLRLAFITVGNARRHTGGYLYHARVFAGLRSQGFAIDEISASAAPLEDQLAAAAAFGATFDPQRYDAVVIDALARGVCGAWIARWRASCPVVVLVHQLPSVAEADRGQIEREQALETPLLCADRLIAVSEHGRDLLIARGVPAERIAVVSPGFDRLPVEPAQEPRQRPPEAPLRVLCVAQWIARKGLTTLLAAWQQLASVDAVLELIGETDADPAYAAQVEALLAEIPAGRVIVRGPVADDALHQAYRRADLFVLPSRFEGYGMVYAEALAHGLPIIACNVGPVPTLITPRAGVFVPPDDSRALAQACDRLLHDPATRARLASGAMERAATLPRWADTTGAFAQAIMQAVSGSDCGSA
- a CDS encoding 6-carboxytetrahydropterin synthase, with amino-acid sequence MYEIGVIAQFEAAHRLTGDFGPATRLHGHTYRLEVIARGERLRPDGTLYDLGALRATVDTIAADLHYRDLDEIPGLVGSNTTAETVADYCWRRIAPTLADSLLRSLLVRVWESPQAYAARDDRLPE
- a CDS encoding zinc-binding alcohol dehydrogenase, with amino-acid sequence MAESLRALAVWFSAARTVELRAETVPPPGPGLVRVQTIASAVSQGTERLVYRGEVPSDLPLDLPTLAGSFGFPIKYGYAAVGRVRDVGPDVLTHAPGDLVFALHPHQTIFNLPASAALRLPAAIDPLLGVFTANLETAVNIAHDTPLHFGETALIFGQGIVGLLVAQVLRLAGARRVIAVEPAPVRRDLARRVGVDVVLAPAADLREQVRAANAGRAPDVAIEASGSSAALQAAIDNVAQDGAVVVASWYGTKPVQLMLGDRFHRGRVRLISSQVGRLNPALGARWDYARRSATVLDLLPELALADLITHRIALADAPAAYRLIDEQPDQIGQIILTYDAPCDASIAS
- a CDS encoding dihydrofolate reductase family protein, with the protein product MSVRPPSTSDRRRPLVTLSYAQTLDGRLATRGGSSQWIGGPESLVFAHTLRAQHDAIMIGVNTVLIDNPRLTVRHVAGRNPLRVVVDSALRTPLTAAVLADGAATGTLIAVTSRAPADRIRAMQQLGARVLLLPADDEKHVDLRALLAALHDHGIATLMVEGGAALLTALLRARLADRLAVCVAPKILGSGIEAVGELGITSLPEALRLVDMSTRQYGADLVISGDLRYPAAEVAHG